Proteins from a genomic interval of Chroococcidiopsis thermalis PCC 7203:
- a CDS encoding succinate dehydrogenase/fumarate reductase iron-sulfur subunit produces the protein MQVLFKIIRQSENSAPRVQSYQLEVEPGNTILDCLNQIKWEQDGSLAFRKNCRNTICGSCGMRINGRSALACKENIGSEVSRLQLSTGESRNRDVKTPEIIISPLGNMPVIKDLVVDMKSFWNHLEAVDPYVSTGARKIPEREFLQSPAERSQLDRTGNCIMCGACYSECNAREINPDFVGPHALAKAYRMVADTRDAETATRLEKYNQGTQGVWGCTRCYYCNTVCPMDVAPMDRISQIKQEILPLKDAADSRSIRHRKVLVELVKEGGWIDERKFGLHVVSNYLRDLRGLLSLGPLGLRMLGRGKFPLKFEPSEGVAEVRSLIEAVKEGARSEE, from the coding sequence ATGCAAGTTCTATTTAAAATCATCCGACAATCAGAAAATTCCGCGCCTCGCGTTCAGTCTTATCAGCTAGAGGTAGAACCAGGAAATACAATCTTGGACTGCTTAAATCAGATTAAGTGGGAGCAAGATGGTAGCTTAGCATTTCGTAAAAATTGTCGCAATACTATTTGTGGTAGTTGTGGAATGCGAATTAATGGTCGCTCGGCTCTAGCCTGTAAAGAAAATATTGGTAGCGAAGTCAGCCGACTGCAATTAAGCACGGGTGAGAGCAGGAATAGAGATGTTAAGACACCAGAAATCATTATCTCTCCTTTGGGGAATATGCCAGTCATCAAAGATCTGGTAGTAGATATGAAGAGTTTTTGGAATCATCTAGAGGCAGTCGATCCCTATGTCAGCACGGGGGCAAGAAAAATCCCAGAACGGGAGTTTTTGCAATCACCAGCAGAGCGATCGCAATTAGATCGAACGGGTAACTGTATTATGTGTGGTGCTTGTTATTCTGAATGCAATGCTCGCGAAATCAATCCCGATTTTGTCGGTCCTCATGCTTTAGCCAAAGCATACCGCATGGTAGCAGATACTCGCGATGCTGAAACCGCAACTCGGTTAGAAAAGTATAACCAAGGAACCCAAGGCGTTTGGGGCTGCACTCGTTGTTATTACTGCAACACTGTTTGTCCAATGGATGTTGCACCGATGGATCGCATCAGTCAGATCAAGCAGGAAATCTTACCATTAAAAGATGCTGCCGATAGCCGTTCCATCCGCCACCGTAAAGTTTTAGTCGAGTTAGTCAAAGAAGGTGGCTGGATCGACGAGCGTAAGTTTGGGTTGCACGTTGTATCAAATTACCTGCGAGATCTTAGGGGCTTACTCAGTTTAGGACCTTTAGGATTGCGAATGCTCGGACGCGGCAAATTCCCGCTCAAATTCGAGCCTTCCGAAGGCGTGGCAGAAGTGCGATCGCTGATTGAAGCTGTGAAAGAA